The Kluyveromyces lactis strain NRRL Y-1140 chromosome D complete sequence genome has a window encoding:
- the RPL42A gene encoding 60S ribosomal protein eL42 (highly similar to uniprot|P02405 Saccharomyces cerevisiae YHR141C RPL42B Proteins component of the large (60S) ribosomal subunit) encodes MVNVPKTRKTYCKGKECRKHAQHKVTQYKAGKASLYAQGKRRYDRKQSGFGGQTKQIFHKKAKTTKKVVLRLECMSCKTKTQLALKRCKHFELGGEKKQKGQALQF; translated from the exons ATGG TTAACGTTCCAAAGACCAGAAAGACTTACTGTAAGGGTAAGGAGTGCCGTAAGCACGCCCAACACAAGGTTACCCAATACAAGGCTGGTAAGGCTTCCTTGTACGCTCAAGGTAAGAGAAGATATGACCGTAAACAATCTGGTTTCGGTGGTCAAACCAAGCAAATTTTCCACAAGAAAGCTAAGACTACCAAGAAGGTCGTTTTGAGATTGGAATGTATGTCCTGTAAGACCAAGACCCAATTGGCTTTGAAGAGATGTAAGCACTTCGAATTGGGTggtgaaaagaagcaaaaggGTCAAGCTTTGCAATTCTGA
- the CHS7 gene encoding Chs7p (similar to uniprot|P38843 Saccharomyces cerevisiae YHR142W CHS7) — translation MSFGDFSKICQRTPLPLCSVVKSAKQMVLTNDTTIKNSRLDIIDLGIIPVCYARSIDVANTMIFEIGNAFINIVAFFLLIIIIYNVRRKVTAIGRSEYSYFFQTCLVLIIFTLIVDCGVSAPGSSAYPYLVSVQLGLAGACCWMLSVLGLLGFRLWEDGTFKSMLLLYGMSFGGFILNFVVSIVTFKEWIQRKSDMSTDTMGLFTVMYVINALALLIYIICLLIVSVKVLQNYWATGAILLGVFFFVAGQVLIYAFSNNICEGMNHYLDGMFFGSLCNLFAIMMLYKNWDMSTDDDLEFSVSIDSTEYSTFNSDIKL, via the coding sequence ATGTCTTTTGGAGATTTCAGTAAGATCTGTCAGAGGACCCCGTTGCCGCTTTGTTCAGTTGTGAAGTCTGCAAAACAGATGGTGTTGACCAATGATACTACCATCAAAAATTCCAGGTTGGATATTATAGATTTAGGGATTATACCAGTATGTTACGCCAGATCCATTGATGTAGCAAATACGATGATCTTCGAGATTGGGAACGCATTCATCAATATTGTTGCattttttctgttgatcATTATCATATACAACGTGCGGAGGAAGGTGACAGCAATTGGGAGGTCAGAGTATAGttacttctttcaaacTTGTTTGGTTTTGATTATCTTCACTTTAATTGTCGATTGTGGTGTTTCTGCTCCAGGTTCTTCTGCATATCCATATTTGGTATCCGTACAACTGGGTTTAGCCGGGGCATGTTGCTGGATGCTTTCAGTACTTGGATTATTAGGGTTCAGACTATGGGAAGATGGTACTTTCAAGTCAATGTTGCTCTTATATGGGATGTCCTTTGGTGGATTCATTTTGAACTTCGTTGTAAGCATAGTTACTTTCAAGGAATGGATACAGAGGAAAAGCGATATGTCAACAGACACCATGGGATTATTCACAGTAATGTATGTCATTAATGCGTTGGCTCTACTTATCTACATCATTTGTTTATTGATAGTGTCAGTGAAAGTCTTACAAAATTACTGGGCTACAGGGGCCATTCTCCTCGGtgtattcttcttcgtgGCGGGCCAAGTTCTAATATATGCTTTCTCAAACAATATATGTGAAGGTATGAATCACTATTTGGATGGAATGTTCTTCGGTAGCTTATGCAATTTGTTTGCAATTATGATGCTGTATAAAAACTGGGACATGAGTACCgatgatgatttagaaTTTAGTGTCAGTATTGACTCCACTGAGTACAGCACTTTCAACTCCGATATCAAACTGTGA
- a CDS encoding uncharacterized protein (similar to uniprot|Q3E7A8 Saccharomyces cerevisiae YNL162W-A) gives MSKPKNDLKCPQCQSNLQRCLIQQNYAVTICTNETCQYPFNSNEIINDLSFISDRDILRAAKSRLEDEQRK, from the coding sequence ATGTCAAAACCGAAGAACGATTTGAAATGTCCGCAGTGTCAAAGCAATTTGCAGAGATGTTTGATTCAACAGAACTATGCGGTGACAATATGCACTAACGAAACCTGCCAATACCCGTTCAACTCCAACGAAATCATCAACGATCTTTCATTCATATCGGACAGGGATATACTGCGAGCAGCTAAGAGCCGGCTAGAGGATGAGCAGCGGAAATGA
- the RIA1 gene encoding GTPase RIA1 (similar to uniprot|P53893 Saccharomyces cerevisiae YNL163C RIA1 Cytoplasmic GTPase involved in biogenesis of the 60S ribosome; has similarity to translation elongation factor 2 (Eft1p and Eft2p)): MSRAGPETSKRLQADPSCIRNICILAHVDHGKTSLSDSLLASNGIISQKLAGRVRYLDSRPDEQLRGITMESSAISLYFRVLHKQESSDEPLVNEHLINLIDSPGHIDFSSEVSAASRLCDGAVVLVDVVEGVCSQTVTVLRQCWIEKLKPILVLNKIDRLISEWQLTPQEAYAHLSKVIEQVNSVIGSFFAGERSLDDESWRERLEQNIDAEYVERDDSDLYFNPMDNNVIFASAVDGWGFNIGRFAKFYQEKLGAKRENLQKVLWGDFYMDPKTKKIINQKGLKGRNLKPLFVSLILDNIWMIYDNILNQHDPDTLTKITNALNIKIQPRDIRSKDYKNLLRTIMGQWVPVSTAVLLSVVEKLPSPVDSQRERIDTLLGNSVGYELTDKDLIEGVRKCDKIAPVCAYVSKMLSIPKDELPLQAAGGPLSIDAVIARSRKAREEAMKAAKQAEMLDTMKKKSLDQDETHKQNKDDAFERVFDSTVTPDIDVIKANAIKSKQAVRNTENDEITVVTEAAPKFDLGIDFDYEDEEAEANIDTSEGGLADFIPQDIDPNDPLASMFEYEEEDPFASESETVEDLNADAASVDEFTLEDSNEILIGFTRLYSGTLKVGQQISVLGPKYNPSNPTEHIETAEISSLYLFMGRDLVPLDECPAGNIVGVGGLAGKLLKNGTLIECGVSGVNLAGLNLHSQPIVRVALEPVNPTHMNRLVHGLQLLNQADPCVETYMTDNGEHVLCTAGELHLERCLKDLKERFAGIEITSSEPVIPYKETFVAIPEMNPAKNAELGRGYTQGFLANYRLRFRALPLPSSVIKFLLDNEHTLNEVMDKTVDSTQKSDKRSSLISQLKSLFKEHVEHSDSTEWNDTFEKCVNEIAVFGPKFSGPNILVDLTDSVRKFDGRSGKFAYEYSIINGFQLSVSEGPLAKEPVQGMCIVLEEIKEMTEAEMDMITEVGYQRSIPNFAGRLITKTRDLVHESMMDWSPRLMWAMYTCDIQASVEVLGKVYAVVQQRRGRITSEELKEGTPFFQIEARIPVVEAFGFSEDIRKKTSGAAQPQLVFAGFESIDLDPFWVPKTEEELEEMGEIADKENIARKYMNDIRRKKGLFVDEKVIQNAEKQRTLKRN, translated from the coding sequence ATGTCTCGCGCAGGTCCAGAAACATCAAAACGGCTACAGGCCGACCCTTCATGCATTAGAAATATTTGCATTTTAGCACATGTTGATCATGGTAAGACATCGTTGTCAGACTCCCTTTTAGCATCTAACGGCATCATATCTCAGAAACTAGCAGGGAGAGTTAGATACCTAGACTCACGACCTGATGAACAGCTAAGAGGTATTACCATGGAATCAAGTGCcatttctttatatttcaGAGTACTGCACAAGCAAGAAAGTTCAGATGAACCACTGGTGAACGAACATTTGATTAATTTAATCGACTCTCCAGGTCACattgatttttcaagtGAAGTCAGTGCTGCATCGCGTTTGTGTGATGGTGCTGTTGTTTTGGTAGATGTAGTGGAAGGTGTGTGTTCCCAAACGGTCACTGTCTTACGTCAATGCTGGATTGAGAAGTTGAAACCAATACTAGTGTTGAATAAAATCGATAGATTAATTTCAGAGTGGCAGTTAACCCCTCAGGAGGCCTATGCACATTTATCAAAAGTTATTGAACAAGTGAATTCAGTCATTGGTTCCTTTTTTGCTGGTGAAAGATCCTTAGATGATGAATCATGGAGAGAGAGGTTAGAACAGAATATCGATGCAGAATACGTTGAAAGGGATGACTCTGACCTATATTTTAATCCAATGGATAATAACGTCATATTTGCCTCCGCTGTCGATGGCTGGGGATTTAATATAGGTAGATTTGCCAAATTTTACCAGGAGAAACTTGGAGCCAAACGTGAGAATCTACAAAAAGTTCTTTGGGGCGACTTTTACATGGATCCAAAGACCAAGAAAATTATCAACCAAAAAGGCCTTAAAGGTAGAAATCTTAAACCATTGTTCGTCAGTTTGATATTAGACAATATTTGGATGATTTATGAcaatattttgaatcagCATGATCCCGACACTTTAACTAAGATAACGAATGCATTGAATATAAAAATACAACCCCGTGATATAAGATCGAAGGATTACAAGAATTTACTTAGAACTATAATGGGTCAATGGGTCCCAGTTAGCACAGCAGTTCTTCTCAGTGTTGTCGAAAAATTACCTTCTCCTGTTGATTCTCAACGCGAGAGAATCGACACACTCCTTGGAAATTCGGTTGGCTATGAATTGACCgataaagatttgattgaaGGTGTTAGGAAATGTGATAAAATAGCACCGGTATGCGCATATGTCTCTAAAATGCTCTCGATACCAAAAGACGAATTACCCCTTCAGGCAGCAGGTGGCCCATTATCTATAGATGCAGTAATTGCAAGAAGCAGGAAGGCACGTGAGGAAGCCATGAAGGCGGCAAAACAAGCTGAAATGTTGGAtacaatgaagaaaaagagcCTTGACCAAGATGAAACTcacaaacaaaataaaGATGATGCTTTCGAAAGAGTTTTCGACTCAACCGTTACCCCAGATATTGATGTTATTAAAGCCAATGCTATCAAATCTAAGCAAGCTGTGAGAAACACTGAAAACGATGAGATAACAGTAGTAACAGAGGCAGCCCCCAAGTTTGATTTGGGGATCGATTTCGAttatgaagatgaagaagccGAAGCTAATATCGACACATCTGAGGGCGGACTTGCCGATTTCATTCCTCAAGATATCGATCCTAACGATCCACTAGCTTCGATGTTTGaatatgaagaagaagatcctTTTGCATCTGAATCAGAAACTGTGGAAGACCTGAATGCAGATGCGGCATCTGTCGACGAGTTCACTCTGGAAGACTCAAATGAAATCCTCATTGGATTTACCAGACTATATAGCGGCACGTTGAAAGTTGGTCAGCAGATTTCTGTGCTTGGCCCCAAATACAACCCTTCAAACCCGACAGAACATATAGAAACTGCGGAAATATCAAGCTTATATCTATTTATGGGCAGAGATTTGGTTCCTTTGGATGAATGTCCTGCTGGAAATATTGTGGGAGTCGGCGGTCTAGCAGGTAAGCTTCTAAAAAATGGTACGCTTATTGAATGTGGCGTTTCAGGTGTCAATCTTGCAGGCCTAAATTTACATAGTCAACCTATTGTTAGAGTTGCATTGGAGCCTGTCAACCCCACACATATGAACCGCTTGGTCCACGGATTGCAGCTATTAAATCAAGCGGATCCCTGTGTAGAGACCTATATGACCGATAACGGTGAGCATGTTTTATGCACAGCAGGTGAACTACATCTTGAACGGTGTTTGAAGGACTTGAAAGAAAGGTTTGCTGGCATTGAAATTACTAGTTCAGAACCTGTTATTCCATACAAAGAAACTTTTGTAGCTATACCTGAAATGAATCCGGCGAAAAATGCAGAACTTGGCAGAGGATATACTCAAGGATTTTTAGCAAACTACAGATTAAGATTTAGAGCGTTACCATTACCATCTAGTGTTATCAAGTTTTTACTAGACAATGAGCATACACTAAATGAAGTTATGGATAAAACGGTGGATTCTACCCAGAAGAGTGATAAAAGAAGCTCATTGATAAGTCAGTTAAAAAGTTTGTTTAAAGAGCATGTTGAACACAGTGATTCTACTGAATGGAATGATACTTTTGAGAAATGCGTGAACGAGATTGCTGTTTTTGGACCTAAGTTTTCTGGACCTAACATCCTTGTTGATCTCACTGACAGCGTCCGCAAATTTGATGGCAGATCAGGCAAGTTTGCATATGAGTATTCCATTATTAACGGTTTCCAGCTATCTGTTAGCGAGGGACCCTTAGCGAAGGAGCCCGTCCAAGGTATGTGCATTGTACTAGAGGagataaaagaaatgaCTGAAGCAGAAATGGATATGATCACAGAGGTGGGATACCAACGTTCAATTCCTAACTTTGCCGGTAGATTAATAACTAAAACAAGAGATCTTGTACATGAGTCCATGATGGACTGGTCTCCAAGATTGATGTGGGCGATGTACACATGTGATATCCAGGCATCAGTTGAAGTTCTCGGTAAGGTTTATGCTGTGGTCCAACAGCGTAGAGGTAGAATTACGTCagaagagttgaaagagGGTACACCgtttttccaaattgaagCCCGTATTCCAGTTGTCGAAGCATTTGGGTTTAGTGAAGATATTAGAAAGAAAACCTCAGGTGCAGCCCAGCCTCAACTAGTCTTTGCCGGATTTGAGAGTATCGATTTAGATCCATTCTGGGTACCCAAAACTGAGGAAGAGCTAGAAGAGATGGGTGAGATTGCAGATAAGGAAAACATCGCCAGAAAGTACATGAACGACATCAGGCGTAAGAAAGGTTtatttgttgatgaaaaggTTATTCAAAATGCggagaaacaaagaacattAAAGCGTAATTGA
- the IBD2 gene encoding Ibd2p (weakly similar to uniprot|P53892 Saccharomyces cerevisiae YNL164C IBD2 Component of the BUB2-dependent spindle checkpoint pathway interacts with Bfa1p and functions upstream of Bub2p and Bfa1p), which translates to MGNGNASIEFVSENGPIDFSVMMQEGVKALTKILSTHLQDNPDLINEKSMKVIFKDNNGKLEPVFAPSEGNSGLINGNDQDENYDEDRDIEEANEDYEVIEFDNEGNYHVCAKGTQNRAIGYDEKVYSKSEHYADSTDTHDYDEDGIINEDNNQLLPKDKWNGHMTRLKNGAISSAEHEVVFEHDNGDNTTFSPAETINDGHMDKRDRSHMHHSGHSEKTGGSCACQENKDSFKYPDHVPNSAPNFRALLQHTVNGKQMCPFCEYYVVFGTPPAYIMRWASSKISAEHSQYKMNDQIVDGDSGDMDRNLDSVETNEMNKQQTKKKKKKSKRKSKR; encoded by the coding sequence ATGGGAAATGGAAACGCTTCTATTGAGTTTGTCTCTGAAAATGGGCCAATCGATTTTAGTGTGATGATGCAAGAGGGAGTCAAAGCCTTAACGAAGATACTGTCAACCCATTTGCAAGATAACCCAGACTTAATAAATGAGAAATCTATGAAAGTAATATTTAAGGATAATAATGGTAAGTTAGAACCGGTCTTTGCTCCGAGTGAGGGAAATTCCGGGCTTATCAACGGTAATGACCAGGATGAAAACTATGATGAGGACAgagatattgaagaagcCAACGAGGATTATGAAGTAATAGAATTCGATAATGAGGGCAACTACCACGTATGTGCCAAAGGCACTCAAAATCGAGCTATTGGCTACGATGAGAAAGTATACTCCAAAAGTGAGCATTACGCTGATTCTACTGATACTCATGATTacgatgaagatggaatAATAAACGAAGATAATAATCAACTCCTGCCGAAAGACAAATGGAACGGACATATGACTAGATTGAAAAACGGTGCAATATCTTCTGCCGAACATGAAGTAGTCTTCGAGCATGATAATGGCGATAATACTACATTTTCCCCAGCGGAAACGATTAACGATGGACATATGGACAAGAGAGATCGTTCTCATATGCACCACAGCGGTCATTCAGAGAAGACTGGAGGTTCTTGTGCTTGTCAAGAGAATAAAGATAGTTTCAAATATCCAGATCATGTACCGAATTCTGCTCCAAACTTTAGGGCTCTTTTGCAACACACAGTCAATGGAAAACAAATGTGCCCCTTCTGCGAATACTACGTGGTATTTGGTACACCTCCTGCTTATATAATGCGATGGgcatcttcaaagatttctgCAGAACACTCACAGTACAAAATGAATGATCAAATTGTCGATGGTGATTCTGGCGATATGGATCGTAATCTGGATAGCGTGGAAACCAATGAGATGAACAAACAAcagacaaagaaaaagaagaagaaatcaaaacGGAAGAGTAAACGATGA
- the DSE2 gene encoding Dse2p (some similarities with uniprot|P38844 Sacharromyces cerevisiae YHR143W): MQFKKSSIVSFLSLLGSLTKAAAEVRLVTMDGVVYSYQVVTSTIKPATTYVETIYYTTTYVEAVTLTNHAVTSTTRESVVTSTLSSTSLLPETTEESTQEDEQTTDFTSTTDVESTTDVTSTTAETATLEPTTSDETYTTELTPTTSVKTTLENDDSTSVITTKSTSKANTQSISRKTSTLTPTVTSETTESTSAETLSSTDKSTSTSSSSVLEPMVTNTDCQVVYEYTDDDEYYSTVEISGTESVDAATTYTKTRTVYATISS; encoded by the coding sequence atgCAATTCAAAAAGTCCTCAATCGTTTCCTTCCTTTCATTGCTCGGCTCCCTAACTAAAGCTGCCGCAGAAGTTAGATTAGTCACCATGGATGGTGTCGTATACAGCTATCAAGTTGTTACTTCTACTATTAAACCAGCTACCACATACGTGGAAACCATTTACTACACAACAACTTATGTTGAAGCGGTGACATTAACTAATCACGCTGTCACCTCTACTACTAGAGAATCTGTTGTTACTTCGACATTGTCAAGCACTTCTCTGTTACCAGAAACCACTGAAGAATCAACacaagaagatgaacaaACCACAGACTTCACTTCAACTACAGATGTGGAATCAACTACAGATGTGACATCAACCACCGCAGAGACGGCAACTTTAGAACCCACAACTTCAGATGAAACATATACAACAGAATTGACCCCAACTACATCTGTCAAAACTACCTTGGAGAACGATGATTCAACCAGTGTTATTACCACCAAATCAACATCAAAAGCCAATACACAGTCAATCTCCAGGAAAACATCAACTTTAACCCCAACAGTGACTTCTGAAACAACAGAATCAACTTCCGCTGAAACACTTTCATCAACTGACAAATCAACTAGcacttcttcctcttcagTACTCGAACCAATGGTGACGAATACAGACTGTCAAGTAGTTTATGAATAcactgatgatgatgaatattATTCAACAGTTGAAATATCGGGTACAGAATCTGTGGATGCGGCTACAACTTACACAAAGACAAGAACAGTTTATGCAACTATCTCATCATGA
- a CDS encoding uncharacterized protein (weakly similar to uniprot|P53891 Saccharomyces cerevisiae YNL165W Hypothetical ORF) yields the protein MNRFRSRYGQNNQDSRSNADDQNTLMSFPHSTPGEMESVFSESSTIGDFERLGFVNRSPRFASNRTVIFASVMLSKGFFAWENQDTFDTFISNRRKLDKCLDSGKGWPLFHYVSVGFKSYFRKSTPVSKIYKYKVVDNDKVDDIKEPNKELLHQNEKRSLFKVEFCNVFRNVINSEGIVYHKFVCFQPDGIRCSVLMMNSIGRRNTDCQVYEPITDSLLNLRWIGTTGYTSVFGANDLKLVILDDQVPHLSSRASQERDNDRRDSQRSEHARSQSKMPVWAMYSRTTSILPIPRHRVLKLATFQISEVENAEQVPFTSELLTCMSMYLHELESRKERRSPLTSAPMISMV from the coding sequence ATGAATAGATTTCGATCGAGATATGGCCAAAACAATCAGGATTCTAGATCTAACGCAGATGATCAGAACACGTTAATGTCTTTCCCGCATTCTACACCAGGGGAAATGGAATCTGTGTTTTCTGAATCAAGTACCATTGGAGATTTCGAACGGCTGGGTTTTGTGAATCGAAGCCCTCGATTTGCCAGTAATAGAACCGTTATATTTGCTTCAGTTATGCTTTCTAAGGGTTTTTTTGCGTGGGAAAATCAAGACACGTTTGATACATTTATTTCCAACCGTAGGAAACTTGATAAATGCTTAGATTCCGGTAAAGGGTGGCCATTATTTCATTACGTTTCTGTAGGGTTCAAATCATATTTCAGGAAAAGCACCCCAGTGTCCAAAATTTACAAATACAAGGTGGTTGATAACGATAAAGTCGATGATATCAAGGAGCCCAATAAAgagcttcttcatcaaaacGAGAAAAGgtctcttttcaaagttgaATTTTGTAACGTTTTCCGGAACGTTATCAATAGTGAAGGGATTGTATACCATAAATTCGTGTGCTTCCAACCTGATGGGATCAGATGCTCAgttttgatgatgaataGCATTGGACGAAGGAACACTGATTGTCAAGTCTATGAACCTATTACTGATTCCTTATTGAATCTCAGATGGATTGGAACAACAGGATATACGTCTGTCTTTGGTGCAAAcgatttgaaattggtgatCTTGGATGATCAAGTTCCACATTTGTCATCACGGGCCTCTCAAGAGAGAGATAATGACAGAAGAGATTCGCAACGCAGTGAACATGCACGATCTCAATCTAAGATGCCAGTCTGGGCTATGTATTCCAGAACTACCTCAATTTTGCCAATACCCAGGCATCGTGTGTTGAAGTTGGCAACTTTCCAAATCAgtgaagttgaaaatgctGAGCAAGTGCCTTTCACTTCCGAACTCTTGACATGTATGAGTATGTACTTACACGAATTGGAATCGagaaaggaaagaagatcACCATTGACATCCGCTCCGATGATTTCAATGGTGTAG
- the BNI5 gene encoding Bni5p (similar to uniprot|P53890 Saccharomyces cerevisiae YNL166C BNI5 Protein involved in organization of septins at the mother-bud neck may interact directly with the Cdc11p septin localizes to bud neck in a septin-dependent manner), with product MDSEQVKKRMSQIELEISEMNEMIDKNLSIHETTVKTKQDVSSDDQDEDYLELQKLTANQVDQFVQNAIKSDGEDEVPETLSSGRETALQAEEREDIKEEKPGTQLEAAVVAEVVAEVQTEPTAEKAIPAVSVTSVPAKRIPSEKIEVSTSTEEDEAAAAATIVPNTDKSSTYPAPAAIGHTQNGTVPRAPNTDSSNIPTSPRILTPKSNPFRVVHVGSQPSSRNASRNSSRVSSTSSDISDINFEQLQQNYNSLSVKCTKLQKEIDYLHKFKNESTLTLEDRRKLITAIEKLQEYLDKKNKQRYDTGVILSRQIRKNVDMGANGQFWVGRS from the coding sequence atgGATTCAGAGCAGGTAAAGAAACGAATGTCTCAAATTGAGTTAGAGATAAGTGAGATGAACGAGATGATAGATAAGAACTTGAGCATTCATGAGACCACGGTTAAGACGAAACAGGATGTTTCTTCTGACGATCAAGATGAGGATTACTTAGAGTTGCAGAAGCTAACGGCGAACCAGGTTGATCAATTTGTGCAGAATGCTATTAAAAGCGATGGGGAGGACGAGGTACCGGAAACACTAAGTAGTGGCAGAGAGACGGCACTACAAGCGGAAGAGCGAGAAGACATAAAAGAGGAGAAACCAGGTACTCAATTAGAGGCAGCAGTAGTGGCAGAAGTGGTGGCAGAAGTACAAACTGAACCAACTGCTGAGAAAGCTATTCCCGCTGTTTCCGTAACCTCTGTTCCAGCGAAGAGAATACCTTCTGAGAAGATCGAAGTCTCCACCAGCAcagaagaggatgaagcagcagcagcagctaCGATTGTACCTAACACTGATAAATCAAGTACATACCCTGCTCCTGCAGCAATCGGCCATACTCAGAACGGAACCGTCCCTCGTGCACCAAACACTGACTCAAGCAACATACCTACTTCACCACGTATACTCACGCCGAAGAGCAACCCGTTCCGCGTAGTACATGTTGGTAGCCAACCAAGCTCCCGTAACGCATCGAGAAACAGCTCTAGGGTCTCAAGCACTTCCTCAGATATTTCAGACATAAACTTTGAACAATTACAGCAAAATTACAACTCACTCTCGGTCAAATGTACCAAActacaaaaagaaatcgaTTACCTCCACAAATTTAAAAACGAAAGTACCTTAACGCTCGAAGACAGACGCAAACTGATCACTGCCATCGAAAAATTGCAAGAATACCTCGAcaagaaaaacaaacaacGTTACGATACAGGTGTAATATTATCCCGTCAAATAAGGAAAAACGTAGATATGGGGGCCAATGGCCAATTTTGGGTAGGAAGGTCGTAA
- the RPC10 gene encoding DNA-directed RNA polymerase core subunit RPC10 (highly similar to uniprot|P40422 Saccharomyces cerevisiae YHR143W-A RPC10 RNA polymerase subunit ABC10-alpha common to RNA polymerases I II and III): protein MSREGFQIPTNLDAAAAGAAQSRTATLKYICAECSSRLSLSRTDPVRCKNCGHRILLKARTKRMVQFEAR from the coding sequence ATGTCCCGTGAAGGTTTCCAAATCCCAACGAATTTAgatgctgctgctgctggtgcAGCTCAGAGCAGAACTGCCACTTTGAAATACATCTGCGCAGAGTGTTCAAGCAGACTTTCGCTTTCCAGAACTGATCCCGTCCGTTGCAAGAATTGCGGTCACCGTATCCTACTCAAGGCCAGAACCAAGAGAATGGTCCAGTTCGAAGCCAGGTAA